The genomic stretch TCGGGCACCTTCTTCCGCAAGCGGGAGAAGGGTGAGCGCATGGCATCCTTACCGTCCAATGGCCCGCATCCCCGACGCTTTCATCGACGACCTGCTCGCGCGCACCGACCTCGTCGAGGTGATCGGTTCGCGCGTGCAGCTCAAGCGCCAGGGCAAGGAGTATTCGGCTCGCTGCCCGTTCCATGACGAGCGCTCGCCCAGCTTCACCGTCTCGCCGGTGAAGGGCTTCTATCACTGCTTCGGCTGCGGCGCGCACGGCACCGCGATCAGCTTCCTGATGAATTACGACCGCCTCGAGTTCCTCGACGCGGTGGAAGAACTCGCCAAGCGCCTGGGCATGGAAGTGCCGCGCGACACGCACCAGCGCAACGCGAATCCCGACAGCCAGGATCTCTACGGCGCACTGGACGCCGCGTCGAAGTTCTTCCAGAAGCAGCTGGCGAACAACGGTCGCGCACTCGGGTATTTCGACAGCCGCGGCGTCGATGCCGACACGCGCGCGCGCTTCTCGCTCGGCTACGCGCCCGACGGCTTCAACGCCCTGCGCGATGCGCTGGGCACCGACCCGCGACGCATGAAACTGCTTGAACGCGGCGGCTTGTTCTCGAAGAACGATCGCGGCCACGTCTACGACAAGTTCCGCGACCGTGTGATGTTCCCGATCCACGATCGCCGCGGTCGCACGATCGCGTTCGGCGGTCGCGTGCTCGAGAAGGAAAACGGCCCGAAGTACCTCAACTCGCCCGAGACCGAACTGTTCCACAAAGGCCGCGAACTCTACGGCCTGTGGCAGGTGCGCCAGGCGAACAACAAGATCGAACGGCTGATCGTCGTCGAAGGCTACATGGACGTGATCGCGCTGTTCCAGAACGGCTTCGATACGGCCGTGGCGACGCTCGGCACCGCGACGACGCCCGATCACGCGGAGCTGCTGTTCCGCAACGCGCCGGACGTCTATTTCTGTTTCGACGGCGACCGCGCGGGACGTGGCGCCGCATGGAAAGCGGTCGAGTCCGTGTTGCCGCGCATGAAGGACGGACGCCAGGCGTTCTTCCTGTTCCTGCCCGACGGCGAGGATCCCGATTCGCTGGTGCGTGCCGAAGGGCGCGATGGTTTCGAAGCAAGATTGAAGCAGGCGACGCCGTTGTCGCAGTTCTTCTTCGACTCGCTTTCCAGCGACGTCAACCTGCACACGCTGGAAGGCAAGGGCCGCCTCGCCGAACGCGCCAAGCCGCTGCTCGCGCAGATTCCCGACGGCGCGTTCGGCGACCTGATGAAGCAGCGCCTGACCGAACTCACCGGCGTCGGCGCACGCGCGAGCACGCCGGAAACGCACGTGCCGGTGCAGCGCGCGCGAGCGCAGGGCACCACGCATGGTTCCAAGCCGTCGCTCGTGCGCAGCGCCATCACGATGTTGCTGCAGCAGCCGCAGGTCGCGCTCGCGCTGCCGCCGTCGCTGCATTTCGCCTCGCTCGACCAGCCCGGCGTCGGCCTGCTGGTGGAAATCATCGAACTGGTGCACCAGCGGCCGGACATCTCCACCGGGCTGATCCTGGAACACTTCGCCGATCGCAGCGAAGCGCCGGCGCTGACCAAGCTCGCCACCGCCGGTGCGGTGGAAACCACGGCGTCCACGCCGCTGGATGCGCGCGTGCTCGACGATGCCGACCGCCGGCAGCAGGCGTTCCTCGATGCCATCGCGCGCCTGGACGCACAGGCGCTGCAGGCGCGCATCGAATCGCTGCAGGGGCGCATGGCCTCGCTGGTCGACGCGGAAAAGCAGGAGCTTCGCGAGCTGCTGTCGCTGCGGTTGCTGCAGCGGCACTAAACGCCGCGAGCCGTCCGTGGGGCGGAAGGTCACCTGCACTTTCCGCATATGCCCGCGACGCCCGCGCCGGGCCACAGTGCGGGCATCCCCGTGCCGAGCGCATCCGATGCCGTCCCCGACCCGCCTGCTCTTCGTGCCCGTTCTCATCGGCCTCGCCTACGCCGTCGTGCAGTTGTCGATGGAGGCGATTGGCGGCGGCGTGCAGAGCCATCATCTGCTCAACCGCGCGGACCTGCCGGCCATCTCGAACGGGTTCGGCCTGCTCACGCTGCCGGCCATCGGCTTCGCGCTGGGCCTGCGCGCGCGACGCCAGGGCGGCTTCACGCGGTCGATGTGGACGGGGCTCGTGCTGTCGTTCCTGTACGGCACGGCGTTGGCGACGGGCTTCGAGTTCGGGGCACAGGCGCTCATGCAGACGCTGTTCTTCGGCCTGCTCGTCGTCGCGGTGCTGGCCCCGGTCCATCGCGCCGAATGCGTCGCGGGGTTCGTCGCCGGCATGGCGTTCACCTTCGGCGGCGTGCTGCCGCTGCTGGTCGCGTTGGTGTTCGCCGCGATCTCAGCGCTGGTGCGTTTCGCCATTCGCGCCGTGTGGCGGCTGGTCCGGCCCGCCCGCACGGCGGCGCGCGCCGGCTGAGGCATCCGCGCACTTTCGCGACGACGGCCCGGCGCGGCACACGCGACGCGGGCTAAGCTCGGGCTTTCCATCCGGGGAACGCCCATGTCGCCACGCGGTTCCATCCTCCTGCCCGCCCTGCTGCTCGCGTGCGCCGCGCCTGCCCTCGCGCAGAAGCCGCAGGCCAAGGCGCCGGCCGTCGCGCGCGAACAGGTCGGCAATCGCACCAGCGAGAACATCCCGGCGATTCCGCCGGAACTGGTCGAACGCCTGAGCCGCTACCAGAACACGCGCGGCGCGACGTTCGCGGGCTGGAGCGACGACTGCCTGCTCATCAGCACGCGCTTCGCCGAAACCGCGCAGGCACATCGAGTGTGCGCGCCGATGGGCATGCGCGAGCAGCTGACGTTCTATCCCGAACCGCTCGCCGCGATCGAAGCCGCACCGGCGCGCTCGACGCTGGACGGCTTCGTGTTCGGCAAGGACATCGGCGGCAACGAGTTCTGGCAGCTGCACTGGTTCGACCTCAAATCGCGCGAAACCACGCTGCTCACCGACGGCAAGGCGCGTAACCAGGGCCCGCTGTTCTCGCACGACGGCAAGCAGTTCGCGTGGAGCAGTACCGCGCGCAACGGGAAGGACACCGACGTGTGGGTGATGGATTTCGCCGCGCGCAAGCCGCGCGTGCTCGTCACCGAAGGCGGCCAGTGGAACGCGATGGACTTCTCGCCCGACGGCCGCGAGCTGCTGGTGATGAAGTACGTTTCGGCGGCGGAGTCGTATCCGGGCGTGGTCGACCTGGCCAGCGGAAAGCTCACGATGTTCCCCGTCGACGGCGGCAAGGCATCGCTCAAGGAGTTCAGGTATTCGCCCGACGGACGCGGCGTGTACTACCTCTCCGACGAGCCCATCGACGGCAAGCCGCAGGAATTCCTGACGCTGCGCCACCACGATCCGAAGACCGGCAGGTTCGAGGTACTCACCGGATCGACGCCGTGGGACGTCGCGGATCTTGCGCTCAGCGACGACGGCAAGCGCCTGGCGTATACAACCAACGAGGACGGCATCTACAAACTGCACGTGCTGTCGTTGCCCTCGCATCGCGAGGTGAAGCTGCCGCAGCTACCCGTCGGCGTCGTGGTGAACCTGGGCTTCTCGCCCGATGGCGATCGCTTGGCGGTGACGCTCAACTCGGCGACGTCGCCGAGCGATGTGTACGTCATCGACCTGGACAGTTCGAAAATCGCGCGCTGGACGCAGAGCGAAGTCGGCGGACTCGACGCGTCGAAGTTCGTCGCCCCGAAGCTGGTGCATTACCCGACGTTCGACTCGGTCGATGGAAAGCCGCGGAGGATCCCGGCGTTCTACTACCGTCCGGCGAACGTGCCGGCGGGCAGGAAGATCCCGGTCGTGATCAACATCCACGGCGGCCCGGAAGGCCAGTCGCTGCCGCTGTTCAACCCGACCGCGCAGTTCCTGGCGAACGAACTCGGCGTGGCGATGCTGCTGCCGAACGTGCGCGGCTCGGAAGGCTACGGCAAGACGTACCTGAGCCTGGACAACGCGGAGAAGCGCGAGGATTCGGTCAAGGACATCGGCGCGCTGCTGGACTGGATCGCGCGGCAGCCCGAGCTCGACGCCTCGCGCGTGGGCGTGTACGGCGGCAGCTACGGCGGCTACATGGTGCTGGCCTCGCTGATGCACTACAGCGACCGCATCAAGGCCGGCGTTGACATCGTCGGCATCTCGCACTTCGGCACGTTCCTGAAGAACACCGAAAGCTACCGCCGCGACCTTCGCCGCGCGGAGTACGGCGACGAGCGCGATCCGGCGATGGCGAAGGTGTTCGACACGATCTCGCCGCTGAATCACGCCGACCGCATCGCGTCGAGACTCTTCGTCGCGCAGGGCAAGAACGATCCGCGCGTGCCGTACACCGAGGCCGAGCAGATCGTGAAGGCAGTTCGCGCGAACGGGCAGCCCGTCTGGTACCTGCTGTACGACGACGAAGGCCACGGCTTCAAGAAGAAGACCAACGTGGATTACTTCAACGCGGCGACGATGCTGTTCTGGGAGCAGGCGTTGCTTGGGAAGTGAGTTGGTTTTGTGATTCGTGATTCGTGATTCGGGAATCGGGAATCGGGAATCGGGAATCGGGAATCGGGAATCGGGAATCGGGAATCGGGAATCGGGAATCGGGAATCGGGAATCGGGAATCGGGAATCGGGAATCGGCGGAAGCGTTGCAGATCCGTCATCCCGGCGCAGGCCGGGATCCAGGCCTGCAACACTTCCGCGCTGGCTTTTCTGCTTTCGAACAGGATGCGAGCCTGGATCCCGGCCTGCGCCGGGATGACGGTTTCCTTGGATGTGGCCAGCATGCGCGCGCTCGCCGCGCGCGATTCATCCGTTGGAAAACGCTCACTCCGCCACCACGCAGGCGGGCGCAAGCTCGCGTCAGCTTCGGTGGAGAGCTGAACATGCGTACCCCATTCACGTTGGCCATGGCATGCGCCCTGGTCGCGCTGTCGTGCGCCGGCTGCAGCACGAACGCGCGCAGCGACGCGCAGGCGACTGCGCCGCTGCCGCCGCCGGTGAACGAGAAGGCGCTGGCGGACAAGGCGCTGGAAACCTTCCTCGCCTCGCGCAGCATCCGCGAGATTCCCGCGCACCGCGACGCGACCGCGGACCTCGATGGCGACGGCACGAAAGACCTTTTGATGCTGCTCGACGACACCAACTGGTGCCAGGCCGATGGCTGCACGCTGCTGGTCTTCCACGGCGGCAAGGACGGCTACCGGCTCGTTGGCGAGTCCGTGTCGGTGCAGGCGCCGATCGCGGTCGGCGCACGCACGAACCGCGGCTGGCACGATCTGCTGGTGAACGTCGGCGGCGGCGATGAAGCCGGCACCGTGGCGCTGGAATTCGACGGGACGCGCTACCCGGCCGACCCGACGATGGCGGCGTTGCTGGATCCCGCGCGGCTTCCTTCGGCGACGCCCCTGCTGGATGCGGAACTGGAGCCGCGGGTGGCGGTGCAGTAGGCGCTTGCGCCGTTTACGCGCGGCGCCCGGGGCCCAGGCGTCCGGCTTCGATTAACGCTTCCCCGGGTGCGCTTCGCTTACCCGGGCTACAAGGGCAGGAATGTGCCCGTGCGTTCCGGGCCTGGGTCCCGGCTTTCGCCGGGATGACGACTTCGAAAGGTGATGAGCCGTCGAGGTTCGGAACCTGCGCCTTTACTGCGCCGCGCCCTCGCCCTTCACCACCACGCCGCCCTTCATCACGAACGGCACCTGCTCCAGCACCGTCACGTCCTTCGTGGGGTCGCCGTTGACGGCGATCAGGTCGGCCCAGCGATTCGCTTCGACCACGCCCACGTCCTCGCGGCCCAGCGCCTGCGACGCGGTGAGCGTCGCCGACTGGATCGCCTCCAGCGGCGTCATGCCGTAACGCACCATCACCGCGAACTGCTTCGCGTTGTTGCCGTGCGGGTAGATGCCGGCGTCGGTGCCGAAGACCATCTTCGCGCCGGCGGCGTGCGCGCGGCGGAAGTTCTCGCGCTGGATGTCGGCGACCTCGCGATCCTTGCGCAGGTTGTCCTCGAGCACGCCGTTCTTCTTGCCTTCGGCCTGCGTGTAGTCGGTGTTGTAGATGTCCATCGACAGCCACGCGCCGTGCTGCTTCGCCAGGCGGATGCCCTCCTCGTCGATCAGGCTCGCGTGCTCGATGGTGTCCACGCCGGCGCGGATCGCGTCCTTGATGCCCGCCGTGCCGTGCGCATGCGCGGCGACCTTCAGCCCCCACTGGTGCGCTTCGTCGGCGATCGCCTTCATCTCGGCGTAACTCATCTGCTGCTGGCCCGGCTCGGTGTTGCGCGAGAACACGCCGCCGGTCGCGCAGATCTTGATCACCTGCGCGCCGTACTTGCGCAGCTCGCGCACGCGCTGGCGGCCCTCTTCCGGCGTGTCGGCGTTGTACGGGCTCTTCTGGTTCATCGACGGCGGGAAGAACGTCGAGTCGCAATGCCCGCCGGTCGCGCCGAACGAGTACGCCGCCGTGACGATGCGCGGGCCGGTGAGCTTGCCTTCGTCGATCGCCTGGCGCAGGCCGACGTCGTTCCAGGCATCGGAACCGACGTTGCGGATGGTGGTGAAGCCCGCGAGCAACGTGCGCTGCGCATTGCCGACGGAGATCATCGACCAGAAGCGGTCGTTGAACTGCAGCCCGGTGTAGCCGCCGTAGGTGGGATCGGCGTCCAGGTGCGTGTGCATGTCGATCATGCCGGGCATCAGCGTCATGCCAGGAAGATCGATCACGCGCGCGTTCGGCGGCAGCGCCGCGCCGGCGCGCGCGACCTCGACGATGCGACCGTCGCGTACGCGCACCTGCGGGTGGTCGATCATGCGGCCCGTGCGCACGTCGAGCAGGCGCCCGGCGGTGACGACGACCTCGCCCGCCTGCGCCTGCGGTTCGATCAGTTCCGGCGCCTGCGCGGACGCGCCCGACGTGGCGGCGACGAGGCCGGCGAACAACGAAGTCACTGCGAAGCGGAAGCGGTTGTGCGTCATTCGGCGGTCTCGATTGGGTGGTCGATCAGTGTTGCGGCTGGAACTCCATCACCGGCACCGGCGCCAGCAGCGGCATCAGCCAGTGGTCCAGCAACAGGAAGGCGAACAGCGCCATCAGGTACACGATGGAATAGTTGAAGACCTTCATCGCGTACATCTCGTCGGGCGGGTTCATCAGCTTCCACGCGTAGCCGAGGAACACCGCGCCCAGCACGAGCGCGCCGCCGAGGTAGAACAGCCCGCTCATGCCGGCCGCCCACGGAAGGATCGTCACCACGACCAGCAGCACCGTGTAGAACAGGATCTGCCAGCGCGTGTATTCCACGCCATGCGTCACCGGGAGCATCGGCACCATCGCGCGCGCGTAGTCGGCGCGGCGGAAGATCGCCAGCGCCCAGAAGTGCGGCGGCGTCCAGACGAAGATGATCAGCACCAGCAGCAGCGCGTGCGGCCAGTCCCACTCGCCGGTCATGCCGGTGATGGCGGCCCAGCCCAGCAGCGGCGGCGCCGCGCCGGCGATGCCGCCGATGACGATGTTCTGCGGCGTCGCGCGCTTGAGGTACACGGTGTAGATCACCGCGTAGCCAATGAGCGAGGCGAAGGTGAGGATCGCGGTGATCGTGTTGACCCACACCACCAGGATCGTCATCGATAGCGCGGCGAGGATCAGCGCGAACACCAGCGCCTGCGTCGGCGTGATCTGCCCGGCGACGATCGGGCGCCACGACGTGCGCGCCATCTTGGCGTCGATGCGCGAGTCCAGCAGCTGGTTGATCGCGGCCGCGCTGGACGCGGCCAGCCAGATGCCGAGGAAGCCCAGCACCGATTCCCGCAGCGGCGGCAGCCCCGGCACGGCGAGGAACATGCCCACCAGCGCGGTGAACACGATCAGCGCCACGACGCGCGGCTTGGTGAGGTCCCAGTACTGCTTGAGGGTGCCCTTCGGCATTGCGCTGGCCATCACGGCTCCGGCGGGCGCAGGCGCGCCAGCAGCGACACGAGCACGAACAGCAGCAGCACCGCGCCCGCGTTGTGCATCACGGCCACCGACAGCGGGAGGCCGAGCCTGACGTTCGCGATGCCCAGGCCCACCTGCGCGAACACCAGCAGGCCGAGCAGCGTCGCCCAGCTGCGCATGCCCGGCGTGCGGATCAGGCGCACCGCGAGCCACAGCAGGTAGACGAACACGACCATCGCCATCATGCGATGCGCGAGCTGGATCGCGATGCGCGCCTCGCCGTCGAGGATGCCGCCTTCGTAATCCACGCCGATGCCGCGCCACAGCACGAAGGCTTCGCGGAAGTCGTGTCGCGGCCACCACTGGCCGACGCAGGTCGGGAAATCGTTGCCGCATGCGAGCGCGGCGTAGTTCGCGCTGGTCCAGCCGCCCAGCGCGATCTGCACGCCGAGCAGCACGATGCCGGCGATCACCAGGCGGCGCACCAGCTGCGCTTCGGCCAGGCGGATCGGAATGTGTGTCGCGCGCCACGCCATCCACAGGATCAGCGAGAACGTCAGCAGCCCGCCGAGCAGATGGCCCATGACGACGATCGGCTTGAGCAGCCACGTCACCGTCCACATCCCCAGCAGCGCCTGGAAGATGATCACCGCGAGCGTGATCGACGCCACGCGCGCGAGGTCGACGTTGCTCCAGCGCAGCGCGGCGAACAGCAGGATCGCCTCACCGGCGATGGCGAGCACCGACGCGGCGACGTGTTCGCCATGCATGTAGAGCGGAATGCCGATGCCGACGAGCACCGATGCGGCGATGACCTGCAGCACGCCGTACTTGCGACGGCGCGCGGCGAGCAGCGCGAGGCCCAGCACCAGCACGCCGAGCGTGCCGGCGATCATGCGGTGGAACTGCTCGCGCCACGCCTTGTGCACTTCGACCGGGCGGATCGCCGTGGCGGCATGGTCGACGACCTCGTGCGCGACGGTCGGCCACGCGGCGCGGCCGTAGCAGGTCGGCCAGTCGGGGCAGCTCAGGCCGGCGTTGGACAGGCGCACGAATGCGCCGAACACGATCACGCCGAGCGCGAGCGCGACGGCGAGCCAGGCGAGGCGATGGAAATGTCGGTAAACCGCGGGGCGCGAGCCGGTCCGGGATTCGGTGGGCATGGTCATGCTGCTCATCAGAACCTGTCGTTGTTCCTTCGTCGTCCGCCGGTCACTTCAACTTGACCAGTCGGGCGACGTCCGTGCGCAGGCCGGACGGATCGAAGCCGGGAGCGTAGCGCAGAATCACGAAGCCGTAGGGGTCGATCACGTACGCCGGCACGCCGCGGCCGCTGGTGCTGGCGCTCGCGTTGGCGGCCTTGACGATCGTGTCGTCCACGCGCGGCAGACCGGCGCGCAACTGCGCGTCGGGCGCGAGCAGCTTCAGCGTGCCCGGCTGCGGCACGCCGGCAGGCCAGGCGCAGGCCTGCGTCGCGCACAGCCACAGCACGTGCACGTCGTCCGCGTCCTTGCCGAAGAGCTGCCACACGGTTTCGATCTCGCGCGCGAGCGTGGTGCATTCGGCGTCGCAATCGGCCGGCGGCGCGACCACGATCCGCCACGTGCGCTCGCCGGCCTTCCACGCGTAGTCGCCGCCGGACAGCAGGCGCGGCGTCAGCGCGCGCACGTCGCCCGGCGGATCGAGCAGTTCGCCGACGTTCTTCGTGCCCGACGGGCGCCAGCCGGAGAAGCGCAGCGCGCCGGCGACGATCATGCTGCCGAAGAACATCGCGAACAGCAGCAGCAACAGCACGCGGTTGCGGCTGCGGTTGCGCGTTTCGTTGGGGGTCGTGTCGTCGCGCATCGCGAACTCCTTATGGCCGACGGCGCCTGCGGAAAGTGAGGATCAACGCCGTCGCGAGTACCGCGGCGGCAAGCGCGAACCACTGCACCGCGTAGCCGCGATGCTGGTCCGGCGGAAGGGTGTTGGGCAGCAGCTCCAGGTCGCGCTCGTAGCCGATGCGCAGTGCGGGATCCAGGCGCAGCACGCGCGGCGCGATCGGCACCGACAGGCCGGTTTCGCGCGCGATGGCGGGCAGGTCGACGCGCGTCATCAGCCAGGCGTCGCCCTGCTTCACCAGCGCGGGACCCAACGCGAGTCCCGTCGAGGGCGGCGGCACGAGCAGGCCGCGCAGTTCGATCGCGCCGTCGATGTTCGGCACCTGCGGCAGCTTGCGGTCGCCCGACAGCGGCAGCCAGCCGAGATCCACCAGCATCGGACCGCCCTGCGCCGGCACGAAGAGGCGGTACACGCGCACGCCGGCCCGGCCGTTGCGCTGCTGGTTGTCGAGCAGCAACGCAGCGCGCGCATCGAACGTTCCGGTGCCGACGGCCCAGTCGACCTCACGCGCACGCGCGGCGTGGCCCGCGAGCGACAGCGGACGCGGCGTGCGATCGGACATGACCTGCGCCGCGGCATCGAGCATCGCCTGCTTCTCCACGGCGCGGCGCGACTGCCACAGGCCGAGGTTCGCGAACAGGGCGATGGCGACCAGGGCGGCCGTCCAGCCGACGATGAGCGTGCGCTTGCGGCTCACGACTTCCTCGCGGCGCGGCGCCATAATGGCCGGCGCGCCCCATCCTGGGGCCGGTCGGAGGCCGCCATGAACGATTCGCTCAAGACACTGGTGATCATCGCCTTCCTGATCGTCATCCTGTGGAACCTGGGCGCGGGCCTCTACTACATGCTCGTGGACAAGGGCGAGAGCAAGCGCACGGTGAACGCGCTGACCCGCCGCATCGCGCTGTCCATCGCGCTGATCCTGCTGGTGGTGCTCGCCAACTACATGGGTTGGATCAAGTTCCACGGCGGGCCGTAAGCGGCCACGTCCGTGATTGGTGATTCGTGATTTGTGATTCGTAAAAGCAAAAAGGGCGACGGTCATCCCGTCGCCTTTTTTGTGGATTGGTGAGTGCGGGCTGCGCTTCTAGCGAATCACGAATCACCAATCACGAATCACGGGCTGTTACAGCACGTAAACGAACAGGAACAGGCCCAGCCACACGACGTCGACGAAGTGCCAGTACCAGGCGACCGCTTCGAACGCGAAATGGTTGTCCTTGGTGAAGTGGCCCTTCAGGCAGCGGAACCAGATCACCGCCAGCATGATCGTGCCGAGCGTGACGTGCGCGCCGTGGAAGCCGGTGAGCATGAAGAACGTCGAGCCGTAGATGCCCGAACCCAACGTGAGGTTCAGCTCGGTGTAGGCGTGGATGTATTCCTCCGCCTGGAAGTACAGGAACAGCGCGCCCAGCAGCACCGTCAGGCCGAGGAAGGTCAGCAGCTGCTTGCGGTGGCCGGCCTTCAGCGCGTGGTGCGCGATGGTGACCGTCATGCCCGAGGTGAGCAGGATCATCGTGTTGAGCAGCGGCAGGCCCCACGCCGGGATCGTCTGGTAGACGCCGCCGACGGCGCCCGGGCCGTTGCTCGGCCACGCGGCCGAAAAGCCCGGCCACAGCAGCGAGTTGGTCATCACGCCGTCGCCTTCGCCGCCCAGCCACGGCATCGCGTACATGCGGGCGTAGAACAGCGCGCCGAAGAAGGCGCCGAAGAACATCACTTCCGAGAAGATGAACCAGATCATCCCCATGCGGAACGACGTGTCCACCTGCTTGTTGTAGTTGCCGCGCACCGACTCGCGCACGACGTCGCCGAACCAGCCGAACAGCACGCCGACCATCAGCGCGATGCCGAAGAAGAACACCGGCTTGCCCCAGCTGACCTCGTTGAACCAGCTGGCGATGCCGACCATGGTGGTGAACAGCGCGATCGAACCGAGGAACGGCCAACGGCTGCTATGCGGCACGAAGTAGGTGTTGGCGTCCGGCGAGTGGGATTGGGCCATGTCGGCGTTCCAGTCAGTGATGCGATTGCAAGGAAAGGGTCACGGCGCCGACATCGGGACGGGGGCGGCCGATGCCGTTCCCTGCGCCTGTGCGGTGAGCGTGTCGTTCTTGAAGAAGGTATACGACAGGGTGATGGTCTTCACGTCGGCCGGCAGGTTCGGATCGACGATGAAGCGCACCGGCATGTCGCGCACTTCACCGGCCTTGAGCGTCTGGGCGGTGAAGCAGAAGCATTCGGTCTTGCTGAAATACCCCGACGCGCGCGCCGGCGCGACCGACGGAACGGCGCTGCCGACGACGGTGCGCTGCGAGGTATTGCGCGCGTGGTAAGTCGTTTCGTACAGCTCGCCCGGCACGACCTGCATCGTGACCTGGTTGGGCGAGAACTCCCACGGCAGCTTCGAGTTGACGCCGCCGTCGAACTGCACCGTGATCACGCGCTTCG from Lysobacter auxotrophicus encodes the following:
- the dnaG gene encoding DNA primase produces the protein MARIPDAFIDDLLARTDLVEVIGSRVQLKRQGKEYSARCPFHDERSPSFTVSPVKGFYHCFGCGAHGTAISFLMNYDRLEFLDAVEELAKRLGMEVPRDTHQRNANPDSQDLYGALDAASKFFQKQLANNGRALGYFDSRGVDADTRARFSLGYAPDGFNALRDALGTDPRRMKLLERGGLFSKNDRGHVYDKFRDRVMFPIHDRRGRTIAFGGRVLEKENGPKYLNSPETELFHKGRELYGLWQVRQANNKIERLIVVEGYMDVIALFQNGFDTAVATLGTATTPDHAELLFRNAPDVYFCFDGDRAGRGAAWKAVESVLPRMKDGRQAFFLFLPDGEDPDSLVRAEGRDGFEARLKQATPLSQFFFDSLSSDVNLHTLEGKGRLAERAKPLLAQIPDGAFGDLMKQRLTELTGVGARASTPETHVPVQRARAQGTTHGSKPSLVRSAITMLLQQPQVALALPPSLHFASLDQPGVGLLVEIIELVHQRPDISTGLILEHFADRSEAPALTKLATAGAVETTASTPLDARVLDDADRRQQAFLDAIARLDAQALQARIESLQGRMASLVDAEKQELRELLSLRLLQRH
- a CDS encoding S9 family peptidase gives rise to the protein MSPRGSILLPALLLACAAPALAQKPQAKAPAVAREQVGNRTSENIPAIPPELVERLSRYQNTRGATFAGWSDDCLLISTRFAETAQAHRVCAPMGMREQLTFYPEPLAAIEAAPARSTLDGFVFGKDIGGNEFWQLHWFDLKSRETTLLTDGKARNQGPLFSHDGKQFAWSSTARNGKDTDVWVMDFAARKPRVLVTEGGQWNAMDFSPDGRELLVMKYVSAAESYPGVVDLASGKLTMFPVDGGKASLKEFRYSPDGRGVYYLSDEPIDGKPQEFLTLRHHDPKTGRFEVLTGSTPWDVADLALSDDGKRLAYTTNEDGIYKLHVLSLPSHREVKLPQLPVGVVVNLGFSPDGDRLAVTLNSATSPSDVYVIDLDSSKIARWTQSEVGGLDASKFVAPKLVHYPTFDSVDGKPRRIPAFYYRPANVPAGRKIPVVINIHGGPEGQSLPLFNPTAQFLANELGVAMLLPNVRGSEGYGKTYLSLDNAEKREDSVKDIGALLDWIARQPELDASRVGVYGGSYGGYMVLASLMHYSDRIKAGVDIVGISHFGTFLKNTESYRRDLRRAEYGDERDPAMAKVFDTISPLNHADRIASRLFVAQGKNDPRVPYTEAEQIVKAVRANGQPVWYLLYDDEGHGFKKKTNVDYFNAATMLFWEQALLGK
- a CDS encoding metal-dependent hydrolase family protein, whose protein sequence is MTHNRFRFAVTSLFAGLVAATSGASAQAPELIEPQAQAGEVVVTAGRLLDVRTGRMIDHPQVRVRDGRIVEVARAGAALPPNARVIDLPGMTLMPGMIDMHTHLDADPTYGGYTGLQFNDRFWSMISVGNAQRTLLAGFTTIRNVGSDAWNDVGLRQAIDEGKLTGPRIVTAAYSFGATGGHCDSTFFPPSMNQKSPYNADTPEEGRQRVRELRKYGAQVIKICATGGVFSRNTEPGQQQMSYAEMKAIADEAHQWGLKVAAHAHGTAGIKDAIRAGVDTIEHASLIDEEGIRLAKQHGAWLSMDIYNTDYTQAEGKKNGVLEDNLRKDREVADIQRENFRRAHAAGAKMVFGTDAGIYPHGNNAKQFAVMVRYGMTPLEAIQSATLTASQALGREDVGVVEANRWADLIAVNGDPTKDVTVLEQVPFVMKGGVVVKGEGAAQ
- a CDS encoding heme o synthase — its product is MPKGTLKQYWDLTKPRVVALIVFTALVGMFLAVPGLPPLRESVLGFLGIWLAASSAAAINQLLDSRIDAKMARTSWRPIVAGQITPTQALVFALILAALSMTILVVWVNTITAILTFASLIGYAVIYTVYLKRATPQNIVIGGIAGAAPPLLGWAAITGMTGEWDWPHALLLVLIIFVWTPPHFWALAIFRRADYARAMVPMLPVTHGVEYTRWQILFYTVLLVVVTILPWAAGMSGLFYLGGALVLGAVFLGYAWKLMNPPDEMYAMKVFNYSIVYLMALFAFLLLDHWLMPLLAPVPVMEFQPQH
- a CDS encoding COX15/CtaA family protein, whose amino-acid sequence is MTMPTESRTGSRPAVYRHFHRLAWLAVALALGVIVFGAFVRLSNAGLSCPDWPTCYGRAAWPTVAHEVVDHAATAIRPVEVHKAWREQFHRMIAGTLGVLVLGLALLAARRRKYGVLQVIAASVLVGIGIPLYMHGEHVAASVLAIAGEAILLFAALRWSNVDLARVASITLAVIIFQALLGMWTVTWLLKPIVVMGHLLGGLLTFSLILWMAWRATHIPIRLAEAQLVRRLVIAGIVLLGVQIALGGWTSANYAALACGNDFPTCVGQWWPRHDFREAFVLWRGIGVDYEGGILDGEARIAIQLAHRMMAMVVFVYLLWLAVRLIRTPGMRSWATLLGLLVFAQVGLGIANVRLGLPLSVAVMHNAGAVLLLFVLVSLLARLRPPEP
- a CDS encoding SURF1 family protein — translated: MSRKRTLIVGWTAALVAIALFANLGLWQSRRAVEKQAMLDAAAQVMSDRTPRPLSLAGHAARAREVDWAVGTGTFDARAALLLDNQQRNGRAGVRVYRLFVPAQGGPMLVDLGWLPLSGDRKLPQVPNIDGAIELRGLLVPPPSTGLALGPALVKQGDAWLMTRVDLPAIARETGLSVPIAPRVLRLDPALRIGYERDLELLPNTLPPDQHRGYAVQWFALAAAVLATALILTFRRRRRP
- a CDS encoding twin transmembrane helix small protein, which produces MNDSLKTLVIIAFLIVILWNLGAGLYYMLVDKGESKRTVNALTRRIALSIALILLVVLANYMGWIKFHGGP
- a CDS encoding cytochrome c oxidase subunit 3 translates to MAQSHSPDANTYFVPHSSRWPFLGSIALFTTMVGIASWFNEVSWGKPVFFFGIALMVGVLFGWFGDVVRESVRGNYNKQVDTSFRMGMIWFIFSEVMFFGAFFGALFYARMYAMPWLGGEGDGVMTNSLLWPGFSAAWPSNGPGAVGGVYQTIPAWGLPLLNTMILLTSGMTVTIAHHALKAGHRKQLLTFLGLTVLLGALFLYFQAEEYIHAYTELNLTLGSGIYGSTFFMLTGFHGAHVTLGTIMLAVIWFRCLKGHFTKDNHFAFEAVAWYWHFVDVVWLGLFLFVYVL
- a CDS encoding cytochrome c oxidase assembly protein, translated to MVFVAIGAFALTFALVPLYRIACEKVFGIRLERTASEGVQDANAAPAKRVITVQFDGGVNSKLPWEFSPNQVTMQVVPGELYETTYHARNTSQRTVVGSAVPSVAPARASGYFSKTECFCFTAQTLKAGEVRDMPVRFIVDPNLPADVKTITLSYTFFKNDTLTAQAQGTASAAPVPMSAP